A part of Bacillus thuringiensis genomic DNA contains:
- a CDS encoding permease: MVFNRASKELIGIVLIAIFLFLLFFVDFTSLANLHKGMPKEWLNMNTVFLSIIFEAIPFILLGVIVSSLIQVFVTEDMIQKVMPRSPIVAMIPAVFVGIIFPMCECVIIPIVRRLIQKGLPFHIGIVILLSAPIMNPIVLLSTVYAFQKNDVIVYARFGITICAALLVGLIVYYFYRGKNVLKDIKEPIQKKEKRGWRNVVNHTVDEFFDTGKYLLVGAFFASVFQTFFDRNVLDTVAHNEVISPIIMMGLGYVLSICSAADAFIAASFGHVFSVKALLAFLVFGPMLDMKNTFMLFAYFQKRFVFFLIGIIILSVYTIVQITTL; encoded by the coding sequence TTGGTCTTTAATAGAGCTTCAAAAGAATTAATAGGAATAGTCCTTATTGCTATTTTTCTTTTTTTATTATTTTTTGTAGATTTTACAAGTTTAGCAAATTTACATAAAGGTATGCCAAAAGAATGGTTGAATATGAATACGGTGTTTTTAAGTATTATATTTGAAGCAATACCCTTTATTTTATTAGGGGTAATTGTTTCTTCTCTCATTCAAGTGTTTGTGACAGAAGATATGATTCAAAAAGTAATGCCGAGATCTCCAATTGTTGCAATGATTCCAGCAGTATTTGTGGGAATTATTTTTCCAATGTGTGAATGTGTCATTATACCAATCGTAAGAAGACTTATTCAAAAAGGACTCCCTTTTCATATAGGAATTGTAATTTTACTGAGTGCACCTATTATGAACCCGATTGTTCTTTTATCTACCGTATATGCATTTCAAAAAAATGATGTAATTGTATATGCACGCTTTGGGATAACAATTTGTGCGGCGCTATTAGTAGGGCTAATTGTGTATTATTTCTATCGCGGGAAAAATGTTTTAAAAGATATAAAGGAACCGATTCAAAAAAAAGAAAAAAGGGGCTGGAGGAATGTTGTGAATCACACTGTAGATGAGTTTTTTGATACGGGTAAATATTTGTTGGTTGGTGCTTTTTTTGCGAGCGTATTTCAAACATTTTTTGATCGAAATGTACTTGATACAGTGGCGCATAATGAAGTGATTTCCCCAATTATTATGATGGGATTGGGCTATGTTTTATCCATTTGCTCAGCAGCAGATGCATTTATAGCGGCATCTTTTGGACATGTTTTCTCTGTAAAAGCACTTCTCGCATTTCTTGTGTTTGGGCCTATGCTTGATATGAAAAATACGTTCATGCTATTTGCGTATTTTCAAAAGAGATTTGTATTCTTTTTGATTGGAATTATTATTTTATCGGTGTACACAATTGTGCAAATTACAACGTTATAG
- a CDS encoding DMT family transporter, whose protein sequence is MDPNRLKGIIMVIIGACLWGLSGTAAQQLFQYEHVSTEWLVTIRLLISGIILLIISAFGTRKKEIFGIWKQRSDAYKMVLFGLFGMLAVQYTYFASIKEGNAAVATLLQYLAPIFITVYLLFKWNVRPSKIDFISIALSLVGTFLLLTNGSVHNLAVSTPAIIWGILSGLSLAFYSLYSKELLDRWSSSVIVGWGMIIGGIGVTLLHFISTKEFILLSTMKYVKLSTLPLITFVVIFGTLIAFYLYLDSIRYLTPKETTLFGCTEPLAAIISSVLILHVPFQSFQLLGAFCVIVMVLILSQKPDEGKPELKLVHEKTENIQ, encoded by the coding sequence ATGGATCCAAATCGCTTAAAAGGAATCATTATGGTTATAATTGGGGCTTGTTTATGGGGATTGTCCGGGACAGCTGCACAACAACTTTTCCAATATGAACACGTTTCTACTGAATGGTTAGTTACTATTCGATTGCTTATATCCGGTATTATCTTGCTCATTATTTCGGCATTCGGAACGAGAAAAAAAGAAATATTCGGCATATGGAAACAAAGATCTGATGCTTATAAAATGGTATTGTTTGGCCTATTCGGTATGCTTGCAGTACAGTACACGTATTTTGCTTCTATTAAAGAAGGCAATGCCGCCGTCGCAACACTATTACAATATTTAGCTCCTATATTTATCACTGTATACTTACTTTTCAAATGGAACGTTCGTCCATCAAAAATTGATTTTATTTCAATTGCCCTCTCATTAGTAGGAACTTTCCTCTTGCTAACAAACGGGTCTGTTCATAACTTGGCTGTTTCTACACCAGCTATTATTTGGGGAATTTTATCTGGATTATCTCTTGCTTTTTATAGTTTATATTCAAAGGAATTACTAGATAGATGGTCTTCTTCTGTTATCGTTGGATGGGGCATGATTATTGGGGGTATTGGTGTAACATTACTACACTTTATTTCTACAAAAGAATTCATTTTATTATCAACTATGAAATATGTAAAACTAAGTACCCTACCGCTTATCACATTTGTCGTCATTTTCGGGACACTTATTGCATTTTATTTATACTTAGACAGCATACGATACCTGACTCCGAAAGAAACGACATTATTCGGTTGTACAGAACCACTCGCAGCTATTATTTCTTCTGTACTTATATTACACGTACCATTTCAATCTTTTCAGTTATTGGGCGCTTTTTGTGTCATTGTAATGGTGCTTATCTTAAGCCAAAAACCGGATGAAGGGAAACCCGAATTAAAGCTTGTTCATGAAAAAACGGAAAATATACAATGA
- the fbpA gene encoding Fur-regulated basic protein FbpA encodes MSSQLRFAVENRKRHLIDELIGAGVFKIRDRQLYELSLEELEKEYEDMEDYADIQA; translated from the coding sequence ATGAGTAGTCAACTCCGTTTTGCTGTTGAAAATCGTAAGAGGCATTTAATTGATGAGTTAATTGGAGCAGGTGTGTTTAAGATTCGCGACCGACAATTATACGAGCTGTCTTTAGAGGAATTGGAAAAAGAGTACGAGGACATGGAAGATTATGCAGATATTCAGGCATAG
- a CDS encoding class I SAM-dependent methyltransferase: MNWVTHKPTFEFDNYSHIIRAQSAWSGHLDFAYDLVRFEKPETLVELGTHLGASFFSFCQGVKDGGLATKCFAIDTWAGDGHTGPYGEGVFQIVEKVVSDNYLNIGNLIRSTFDDAVDQFQDETINLLHIDGYHTYEAVSHDYRTWLPKVAKNGIVLFHDIEVRSGDFGVYKFWNEVKAQHPHFQFEHSYGLGVLFPKGCSDKFVEILKNKDEIQNMYK; this comes from the coding sequence ATGAACTGGGTTACTCATAAACCAACATTTGAATTTGACAATTATAGTCATATTATTCGGGCACAATCTGCGTGGAGTGGACATTTAGATTTTGCATATGATTTAGTACGATTTGAAAAACCAGAAACTTTGGTTGAGTTAGGTACACATCTAGGCGCTTCTTTTTTCAGCTTTTGTCAGGGGGTAAAAGATGGTGGGCTAGCTACGAAGTGTTTTGCTATAGATACTTGGGCTGGAGATGGGCATACAGGTCCATATGGAGAAGGCGTTTTTCAAATAGTAGAAAAAGTGGTGAGCGATAACTACCTTAATATAGGGAATTTGATTCGTTCTACTTTTGATGATGCTGTAGATCAGTTTCAAGATGAAACAATAAATCTTTTGCATATTGATGGCTATCATACGTATGAAGCTGTTTCTCATGATTATAGAACGTGGTTACCTAAAGTCGCGAAAAATGGTATTGTATTATTTCATGATATTGAAGTTAGAAGTGGTGATTTCGGCGTGTATAAATTTTGGAATGAGGTCAAAGCGCAGCATCCTCATTTTCAGTTTGAGCATTCATATGGACTCGGAGTGTTATTTCCGAAAGGTTGTAGCGATAAGTTTGTTGAAATACTTAAAAATAAAGACGAAATACAAAATATGTATAAATAA
- a CDS encoding DUF4179 domain-containing protein, translating into MKDIYELLNDIDIDEKELEEIEASEIEKEKVKRNVKQSIRTKKKMKSWKKGVAAASILVGLSVATLGIGFPTYAGGLPIVGDIFRFLDNGRTGLYENYKEFSTELNMTRESNGVKVTINDVISDGRTLSITYSLESEQDLGDDPIILGGLDIMDAHGSSGSGKMTKVTEKKYVGMVTTTHHDSNKKDKVNFRWNIEGIEMPDRKKSIQGNWNFALTVKSMDSKERTIAGSSEKEGIKANMEKVAMSPVSFILYYNQEVSKGARKEWDSVDVELTVKDDLGNDYSGEGNGGSGNDPYNIHWSATFQKLNENATKLIVTPRVHLRIHTPENHGGVEYVNGKEKKIEVPKKEAKSKDIVLDDIVIDLKK; encoded by the coding sequence ATGAAAGACATTTATGAACTATTAAATGACATTGATATAGATGAAAAAGAGCTTGAGGAAATTGAGGCTTCTGAAATTGAAAAAGAAAAAGTAAAGCGTAATGTAAAACAATCGATACGTACGAAGAAAAAGATGAAAAGTTGGAAAAAAGGTGTCGCTGCTGCATCTATTTTAGTAGGATTATCAGTTGCAACGCTCGGTATCGGGTTTCCTACATATGCCGGAGGATTGCCAATTGTAGGTGACATATTCCGATTTTTAGATAATGGTAGAACAGGGTTATATGAAAATTATAAAGAGTTTTCGACTGAGTTGAATATGACGCGGGAGAGTAATGGGGTTAAGGTTACAATTAATGATGTAATTTCTGATGGCAGAACATTATCTATAACGTATTCACTGGAAAGTGAGCAAGACTTAGGGGATGATCCTATTATATTAGGCGGATTGGATATAATGGACGCTCATGGTAGTTCAGGAAGTGGGAAAATGACTAAAGTTACTGAAAAAAAATATGTAGGTATGGTAACAACGACGCACCATGATAGTAATAAAAAGGACAAAGTAAACTTTAGATGGAATATAGAGGGAATAGAGATGCCAGATAGGAAAAAATCAATACAAGGTAATTGGAATTTCGCGTTAACTGTAAAATCAATGGATAGTAAAGAGAGAACAATTGCTGGAAGTTCGGAAAAAGAAGGTATAAAAGCAAATATGGAAAAGGTCGCAATGTCGCCGGTTTCATTTATTCTTTATTACAATCAAGAAGTTTCTAAGGGTGCGAGGAAAGAATGGGATAGTGTAGATGTTGAATTAACGGTTAAGGATGATTTAGGGAATGATTATTCGGGTGAAGGAAATGGAGGAAGTGGCAACGATCCTTACAATATCCATTGGAGTGCCACCTTCCAAAAACTAAACGAAAATGCAACAAAACTTATCGTTACACCTCGCGTACACTTGCGAATTCATACACCTGAAAATCATGGTGGAGTGGAGTATGTGAATGGAAAAGAGAAGAAAATAGAAGTGCCGAAAAAAGAAGCGAAGAGTAAAGATATTGTTCTAGATGATATCGTAATTGATTTAAAGAAATAA
- a CDS encoding cation diffusion facilitator family transporter translates to MGHSHDHGHSKNKKALLIAFVLTTSFMIAEVIGGFVTNSLALLSDAGHMLSDAVSLALSLLAFKLGEKTATTAKTYGYKRVEMLAALCNGVVLIVISVYIFIEAIRRFKEPVEIASNGMLIIAVLGLLINILSAWILMRGGDVKGNLNLRSAFLHVLGDLLGSVGAIIAALCIKFFGWTAADAIASILVSILVIISGWRVTRDTVHILMEGAPQHINVEEVKNTLLNISVVKEVHDLHIWSVTSDFQVLTCHLIIKENETQSVLKEATDVLKEKFHVEHVTIQVEIDGEFNHSGTTCKV, encoded by the coding sequence ATGGGACACTCACATGATCATGGTCATTCAAAAAATAAAAAGGCGTTACTAATTGCCTTCGTATTAACGACAAGTTTTATGATTGCTGAAGTTATTGGAGGATTTGTAACAAATAGCTTAGCACTATTATCTGACGCGGGGCATATGTTAAGTGATGCGGTATCCTTAGCGCTAAGTTTACTTGCGTTTAAGCTTGGAGAAAAAACAGCAACAACTGCGAAAACATACGGGTATAAGCGAGTCGAAATGTTAGCGGCATTATGTAACGGTGTCGTTCTTATTGTCATTTCAGTATACATTTTTATTGAAGCAATTCGCCGTTTTAAAGAACCAGTTGAGATTGCTAGTAATGGGATGCTTATTATTGCTGTACTTGGTCTGCTTATTAATATTTTATCAGCTTGGATATTAATGAGAGGCGGAGATGTGAAGGGGAATTTGAATTTAAGAAGTGCTTTCTTACACGTATTAGGCGATCTATTAGGATCAGTCGGAGCAATTATTGCAGCGCTATGTATTAAATTTTTCGGATGGACTGCTGCAGATGCGATTGCTAGTATTCTTGTGTCTATTTTAGTCATTATTAGTGGGTGGCGTGTGACACGTGATACGGTTCATATATTAATGGAAGGTGCACCGCAGCACATAAATGTTGAAGAAGTAAAAAATACATTATTAAATATTTCGGTTGTAAAAGAAGTTCATGATTTGCACATATGGTCTGTCACATCTGATTTTCAAGTATTAACTTGCCATTTGATTATTAAAGAGAATGAAACGCAAAGCGTATTAAAAGAGGCTACGGATGTATTGAAGGAGAAGTTTCATGTAGAACATGTCACCATTCAAGTAGAAATAGATGGTGAATTTAATCATAGTGGGACAACTTGCAAAGTATGA
- a CDS encoding TIGR03943 family putative permease subunit, whose translation MEKKEQKAYHRYIRGIILIGLAMLLFKLLVTGNIYNFIAPKMIKFTYIAFVVILLLGSLQVWGDEREEQDNCCVHHRELKLGLKRYFVYVLFVVPIISAFLFGGVTIDGSLAGKRGMNQSVQARSMEKNEKEGIQANFDWKEQDETSNLKANDQVESQLEKSMLGQREIQVEDKDYVQTMNAIGQDVNGFKGKEITFSGFIYNDKDVTGDKAVVARYGITCCIADASVWGMIVAGENVKKLPEETWVKITGLLDETTYKGTLFPLVKVSKVEKINTPTDPYVYDALPQ comes from the coding sequence GTGGAGAAGAAGGAACAGAAGGCCTATCATCGCTATATTCGTGGCATTATATTAATTGGTTTAGCAATGCTCTTATTTAAACTACTTGTAACAGGGAATATTTATAATTTTATCGCTCCAAAAATGATTAAATTTACGTATATAGCTTTTGTAGTAATTTTACTTCTTGGTTCGTTACAGGTCTGGGGAGATGAGAGAGAGGAACAAGATAATTGTTGTGTGCATCATAGGGAATTGAAATTGGGGCTGAAACGATACTTTGTATATGTTTTATTTGTTGTTCCAATTATTAGCGCTTTTCTATTTGGCGGTGTAACAATTGACGGAAGTTTAGCGGGGAAAAGGGGTATGAATCAAAGTGTACAGGCGAGAAGTATGGAAAAGAACGAAAAAGAGGGAATACAGGCAAATTTTGATTGGAAAGAACAAGATGAAACCTCGAATTTAAAAGCGAATGATCAAGTGGAATCACAATTAGAAAAAAGTATGTTAGGGCAACGAGAAATACAAGTAGAGGATAAGGATTATGTACAGACAATGAATGCAATTGGCCAAGATGTAAATGGGTTTAAAGGGAAAGAAATTACATTCTCAGGATTTATATATAATGATAAAGATGTGACGGGTGATAAAGCGGTAGTGGCGCGATACGGTATAACTTGTTGTATTGCGGATGCATCAGTCTGGGGAATGATTGTTGCAGGGGAAAACGTAAAAAAGCTCCCGGAGGAAACATGGGTGAAAATAACAGGTTTGTTAGATGAAACGACATATAAAGGCACACTATTTCCACTTGTCAAAGTAAGCAAAGTAGAGAAAATCAATACGCCTACAGATCCATATGTATATGATGCTTTACCTCAATAA
- a CDS encoding WD40/YVTN/BNR-like repeat-containing protein, giving the protein MKRLFLCMERELLVVKEQYGSFETAYHLQNMQPTCIVVDPFQQNRVYCGTFGRGLWLSDDSGDSWRPIGDSYRYFDFPKEDGILHSSITSITISPNEQVNGYGVVYVGTEPSALFRSENGGETWTELKNMKSLLSSYTWAFPPRPFTHHVRWITVDPNNPNTIHVSIEAGAVIQSNDKGHTWIDKKFGAPIDAHQLLMHPEAPNRLYASCGDGFMGGPDRAYLESYNSGNSWISCSEGLEHHYLYSMAIDPADCNTILVSAAPSADLAHHRIPYESYIYRKTKDTPFQQVQQGLPSAIGTVISMFATNEAEPHTFYTLNNNGVFQSNDSGESWEQLNIPWKDEYKTQHPHALLVTSS; this is encoded by the coding sequence TTGAAAAGATTATTTCTCTGTATGGAGCGTGAACTACTTGTAGTAAAAGAACAATACGGTAGCTTTGAAACAGCGTATCACTTACAAAATATGCAACCTACCTGTATCGTCGTTGATCCATTCCAACAAAACCGTGTATATTGCGGAACATTTGGACGAGGTCTCTGGTTAAGTGACGATAGCGGAGATTCATGGAGACCAATTGGAGATTCTTATCGTTACTTTGATTTTCCAAAAGAAGATGGTATTCTACACTCTTCTATTACTTCCATTACGATAAGCCCTAATGAACAAGTGAACGGCTATGGCGTCGTTTATGTCGGCACAGAACCGAGCGCTTTATTCCGTTCTGAAAATGGTGGTGAAACGTGGACTGAACTTAAAAATATGAAATCATTATTATCTTCTTATACGTGGGCTTTCCCGCCTAGACCTTTTACTCATCACGTACGCTGGATTACAGTTGATCCAAACAATCCGAATACAATCCATGTTTCAATTGAAGCTGGTGCTGTTATTCAAAGTAACGATAAAGGACATACATGGATTGATAAAAAATTTGGTGCTCCTATCGATGCTCATCAATTACTTATGCACCCTGAAGCCCCAAATCGCCTTTACGCATCATGTGGTGACGGATTTATGGGCGGACCCGATCGCGCATACCTTGAAAGTTATAACAGTGGAAACAGCTGGATATCATGCAGTGAAGGACTTGAACATCATTATTTATATAGCATGGCTATCGATCCAGCTGATTGCAATACGATTCTCGTTTCTGCCGCACCGAGTGCTGATCTCGCTCATCACCGTATACCTTATGAATCTTATATTTATCGTAAAACGAAAGATACTCCGTTCCAGCAAGTACAGCAAGGACTACCATCAGCAATCGGTACAGTCATTTCGATGTTTGCGACAAACGAAGCCGAACCACATACGTTTTACACTTTAAATAACAACGGTGTGTTTCAATCCAATGATAGCGGCGAATCGTGGGAACAACTAAACATTCCGTGGAAAGATGAATATAAAACGCAACATCCGCATGCTTTACTTGTGACTAGTTCTTAA
- a CDS encoding GntR family transcriptional regulator, with protein sequence MPIPQNYKKQGRVSAKSIVLNQLQDWIIEGVLQPDEKINDGELAEALGVSRTPVREALQILELSGLVEMVPGQKTKIAPIKLDDIPIIYETMAGLHSIIGKQALQNITDANLKLLSEINDDFQRSIEEKNAKQALKLDIQFHNTISSIAKNQYIEPFLENMQLHVLRLEYLFFQNFVPASQSIEEHHSIIQALQKQDEKQMEQMMSQNWLRPMREIQKIISTK encoded by the coding sequence ATGCCTATCCCTCAAAATTATAAAAAACAAGGAAGAGTTTCAGCAAAATCAATCGTTTTAAATCAACTACAAGATTGGATTATTGAAGGTGTACTGCAGCCTGATGAAAAAATTAATGATGGGGAACTGGCTGAAGCACTAGGAGTAAGCAGAACACCTGTAAGAGAAGCACTTCAAATATTAGAGCTTTCTGGATTAGTGGAAATGGTACCTGGGCAAAAAACAAAAATTGCTCCTATTAAGTTAGACGACATTCCTATCATTTATGAAACGATGGCTGGTCTTCACTCTATTATAGGAAAGCAAGCACTTCAAAACATTACAGACGCTAATTTGAAGCTACTTTCTGAAATAAATGATGATTTTCAGCGCTCTATAGAGGAAAAAAACGCAAAACAAGCTTTAAAACTAGATATACAATTTCACAATACAATTTCTTCTATTGCTAAAAACCAATATATTGAACCCTTTTTAGAAAATATGCAACTTCACGTTTTACGCCTTGAATATTTGTTTTTCCAAAACTTTGTTCCAGCAAGTCAATCTATTGAAGAACATCATTCTATCATTCAAGCACTGCAGAAGCAGGACGAAAAACAAATGGAACAAATGATGTCTCAAAACTGGCTCCGTCCAATGAGAGAAATACAAAAAATAATTTCTACAAAATAA
- a CDS encoding DUF3784 domain-containing protein, with translation MLAGFLVCLFVGLLIIFLGYQIHVKKRLFLLAGYQEETFVGDKNKLAKLSGMFSYIVGVSTIILPFGLEKIGDVVGIVYTALVVLGTIVFIIKANLLNKSAIK, from the coding sequence ATGCTAGCGGGATTTTTGGTTTGTTTATTTGTTGGATTACTTATAATTTTTTTAGGATATCAAATACATGTGAAAAAGCGATTGTTTTTGTTGGCAGGTTATCAGGAAGAAACGTTTGTTGGAGATAAAAATAAATTAGCGAAGCTTTCAGGGATGTTTTCCTATATAGTCGGAGTTAGTACAATAATATTACCATTTGGCCTAGAAAAAATAGGTGATGTGGTTGGGATCGTATATACTGCATTAGTTGTTTTAGGTACAATTGTGTTTATTATTAAAGCGAATCTTTTGAATAAGAGTGCTATAAAGTAG
- a CDS encoding sigma-70 family RNA polymerase sigma factor yields the protein MKSNEKNFIKRLQGQKEDALEFVVDTYLPLIKGITHKVLLPVQNDGLIEECVNDIFLSVWNNANKFHGEPNDFKKWIAVIAKFKAIDYYRKATKKVEIISDEFHISTEKSAEDELIVMEDREELLKLINQLEPLDQKVFIMKYLLGMKTEEIGDKLGLTRAAIDNRVYRGKKKLQQNATNINFGGSAI from the coding sequence ATGAAATCAAATGAGAAAAATTTTATAAAAAGATTACAAGGGCAAAAAGAAGATGCGCTAGAATTTGTTGTCGATACATACTTACCACTCATAAAGGGGATAACGCATAAAGTTCTTCTTCCAGTTCAAAATGATGGATTGATAGAGGAATGTGTAAACGATATATTTCTTTCCGTTTGGAATAACGCAAATAAATTTCATGGAGAGCCGAATGATTTTAAAAAATGGATTGCGGTAATCGCGAAATTTAAGGCGATTGATTATTACCGGAAAGCGACTAAAAAAGTAGAAATTATTTCAGATGAGTTTCATATCAGTACGGAAAAGTCAGCTGAAGATGAATTAATCGTTATGGAAGATAGGGAAGAGTTATTAAAGCTTATTAATCAATTAGAACCGCTAGATCAAAAGGTGTTCATTATGAAATACCTTCTCGGTATGAAGACAGAGGAAATAGGTGACAAGTTAGGACTAACCCGGGCGGCGATCGATAATCGAGTGTACCGAGGGAAAAAGAAACTACAACAAAATGCTACGAATATTAATTTTGGAGGTAGTGCAATATGA
- a CDS encoding GTP-binding protein, which produces MKKIPITVLSGFLGAGKTTLLHHILTNKNNLKVAVIVNDMSEVNIDASLIKKGGFSRTEEKLVEIQNGCICCTLREDLMIEVNRLVKNGDIDYIVIESSGISEPIPVAQTFTYTDDVLNIDLTKNCRLDTMVTVVDANRFWDDFADGESLLDRKQAIDENDTREVIDLLIDQIEFANVIILNKVDLLEKEDVIELHHLLKRLNPSAKIIESSFSNVPLQEILNTNLFNYEEASQSAGWMQELNSEHHTPETEEYGINSFVYRRKYPFHPERLMNWLEKWPVDVVRAKGFFWLASRNNMIGLLSQAGSSITIQGAGEWIAALPENERKQVLTEEPEVLKNWDERYGDRVSELVFIGIDMNHSLIEQSLDDCLLTEKEMEQNWNTFVDPIPAFTYTS; this is translated from the coding sequence ATGAAAAAAATACCTATTACTGTATTAAGTGGATTTTTAGGAGCTGGTAAAACCACTTTACTGCATCATATTTTGACTAATAAAAACAACTTAAAAGTAGCTGTTATCGTTAATGATATGAGTGAAGTAAACATTGACGCGTCCCTTATAAAAAAAGGTGGGTTTTCACGCACAGAGGAAAAACTAGTAGAAATTCAAAATGGTTGTATTTGTTGTACACTACGAGAAGATTTAATGATAGAAGTGAATCGGCTTGTTAAAAACGGTGATATTGACTATATAGTTATTGAATCTTCCGGTATAAGTGAGCCGATTCCAGTTGCCCAAACCTTTACTTATACAGACGACGTTCTTAACATTGATTTAACGAAAAATTGTCGCCTCGATACGATGGTTACAGTTGTAGATGCAAATAGATTTTGGGATGATTTTGCAGATGGAGAAAGTCTACTAGACCGAAAACAGGCAATTGATGAAAATGATACACGAGAAGTTATTGATTTATTAATAGATCAAATTGAGTTTGCAAATGTAATTATCCTTAATAAGGTAGACCTACTAGAAAAAGAAGATGTGATAGAACTCCATCATTTACTAAAGAGACTAAACCCTAGTGCAAAAATTATTGAGTCTTCATTTAGCAACGTACCACTGCAAGAAATTTTAAATACAAATTTATTCAATTATGAGGAAGCCAGTCAATCAGCGGGCTGGATGCAAGAATTAAATAGTGAACATCACACACCCGAAACGGAAGAATACGGTATCAATTCCTTTGTATACCGTCGTAAATACCCTTTCCATCCTGAACGCCTTATGAATTGGCTAGAAAAATGGCCTGTAGATGTTGTAAGAGCGAAAGGCTTTTTCTGGCTCGCATCTCGTAATAATATGATAGGGCTTCTATCTCAAGCAGGTTCCTCTATTACAATTCAAGGAGCCGGCGAATGGATAGCAGCATTACCCGAAAACGAAAGAAAACAAGTCCTTACAGAAGAACCTGAAGTATTGAAAAATTGGGATGAACGATACGGAGATCGAGTAAGTGAACTCGTATTTATCGGCATTGATATGAATCATTCTCTGATTGAACAATCATTAGATGATTGTCTATTAACAGAAAAAGAAATGGAACAAAACTGGAATACATTTGTTGATCCTATTCCAGCTTTTACTTACACTTCATAA